A single region of the bacterium BMS3Abin14 genome encodes:
- a CDS encoding ribosomal-protein-alanine N-acetyltransferase → MLLDRYPKEFALDKKHTFVIRPMRRIDEDAVLDFFTTLNEEDHLYLRNDVTNPRVIRSWFQNIDYNRVLPLLVVIDEEVVANGTLHRKPFSWMRHLGGIRIVVAPNYRRFGLARTLAGELFDNAMDEGLEKLTAEVMQNQEIALKAFSSLGFYREAVLKDYVLDANGTRHNLVQMTMNIGDSADEESSEATQ, encoded by the coding sequence ATGCTGCTGGATCGCTACCCCAAGGAGTTCGCGCTTGACAAGAAACACACCTTCGTTATTCGGCCCATGCGGAGGATAGACGAGGACGCGGTGCTTGACTTCTTCACAACGCTCAACGAAGAGGACCACCTCTATCTGAGGAACGATGTCACTAACCCCCGGGTAATCCGTTCCTGGTTTCAGAATATCGATTACAATCGAGTGCTGCCCCTCCTCGTTGTGATCGATGAGGAGGTGGTAGCTAATGGAACACTTCACCGTAAACCGTTCAGCTGGATGCGCCATTTGGGCGGCATCAGAATTGTCGTGGCGCCCAACTATCGAAGGTTCGGCCTGGCCCGTACGCTTGCCGGGGAGCTTTTCGACAATGCGATGGACGAGGGGCTGGAGAAGCTGACTGCGGAAGTTATGCAGAATCAGGAGATAGCGCTCAAGGCCTTTTCCAGCCTGGGATTTTACAGGGAAGCCGTCCTCAAGGATTACGTCCTGGACGCCAATGGCACAAGGCACAACCTGGTTCAGATGACCATGAACATCGGGGACAGTGCGGACGAAGAATCAAGTGAGGCCACCCAGTGA
- a CDS encoding acetyltransferase (GNAT) family protein, giving the protein MILDEYPKTVILKNGSSIILRPMVKKDEKALLDFFASLSKADRLYLRDDVTNPDVIKGWANAIDYNRVLPILAFSGDRIVGDATLHQNPFSWMRHVGQIRMVIASDHRERGLARTMAAEVFQNALSAKLEKLVAEMLTDQDSARKVFSRLGFREEAILKDHVLDAQNVKHDLLIMTNDVNVLWAKWTEFSEAVSGSLNMEY; this is encoded by the coding sequence ATGATTCTTGACGAGTACCCCAAAACGGTCATCCTGAAAAATGGTTCGTCCATAATACTGCGCCCTATGGTCAAAAAGGATGAAAAGGCATTGCTCGATTTTTTCGCCAGCCTCTCCAAGGCCGACAGGCTCTATCTCAGAGACGACGTTACCAACCCTGACGTGATCAAGGGCTGGGCCAACGCCATCGATTACAACCGGGTTCTGCCCATACTCGCATTCTCAGGTGATCGAATTGTGGGTGACGCGACCCTCCACCAGAACCCCTTCAGCTGGATGAGACACGTTGGTCAGATACGCATGGTAATTGCGTCGGATCACAGGGAAAGGGGATTGGCCAGGACCATGGCCGCCGAGGTATTTCAAAACGCCCTCTCGGCAAAGCTGGAAAAACTTGTAGCCGAGATGCTCACGGACCAGGATAGCGCCAGAAAGGTCTTTTCCCGCCTGGGTTTTCGAGAGGAGGCCATTCTGAAGGACCACGTTCTTGACGCCCAGAACGTGAAGCACGATCTCCTCATCATGACAAACGACGTCAATGTCTTATGGGCGAAATGGACGGAATTTTCGGAGGCCGTTTCAGGCTCCTTAAACATGGAGTATTGA
- the gluP gene encoding rhomboid protease GluP — MGFSAGADLPSQSGVIALLSEESSLLIPLKDNISSRTVPIVNYVLIGLNVLVFLFELSLGSELQQFVHAFGVVPHRILYIVFDAPQYYYIALISLFSSMFLHGGFLHLIGNMLFLYIFGDNVEDALGHGRYLVFYLGCGIAASLVQLMIHPGSRIPTIGASGAIAGVMGAYFLLYPRSKVLTLVPIFFFFQVFEIPAILFLGLWFVIQFFLGSFSIAGASGSAGIAFWAHIGGFAVGAGYIFIRYGGTVRRNFAR, encoded by the coding sequence GTGGGGTTTTCCGCCGGGGCCGACCTTCCCTCGCAAAGCGGGGTCATCGCCCTCCTCAGCGAAGAAAGCTCTTTATTGATCCCTTTAAAAGACAACATATCTTCCCGAACCGTACCCATTGTAAACTATGTTCTCATAGGATTAAACGTCCTTGTTTTTCTTTTTGAACTGTCCCTGGGATCCGAACTGCAGCAGTTTGTTCATGCCTTCGGAGTCGTGCCGCATCGCATCCTGTACATCGTATTCGATGCTCCCCAGTATTATTACATTGCCCTGATTTCCCTGTTCTCGTCCATGTTCCTGCACGGAGGGTTCCTGCATCTTATAGGCAACATGCTCTTCCTCTACATCTTCGGGGACAACGTGGAAGATGCCCTTGGCCACGGTAGATATCTGGTTTTCTACCTGGGATGCGGCATCGCAGCTTCACTGGTCCAGCTAATGATCCACCCCGGCTCCCGGATTCCAACCATCGGGGCGAGCGGAGCCATCGCCGGTGTCATGGGGGCTTATTTCCTGCTTTACCCTCGTTCAAAGGTCCTGACTCTGGTACCCATCTTTTTCTTTTTTCAGGTGTTCGAGATCCCCGCGATCCTCTTCCTTGGCCTATGGTTTGTCATCCAGTTCTTTCTGGGATCGTTTTCCATCGCGGGGGCTTCCGGTTCGGCGGGAATTGCTTTCTGGGCACACATCGGCGGATTCGCAGTGGGGGCGGGGTATATATTTATCCGATACGGTGGAACCGTAAGGCGAAATTTCGCACGGTGA